A genomic segment from Streptomyces antibioticus encodes:
- a CDS encoding MarR family winged helix-turn-helix transcriptional regulator, whose protein sequence is MPSYPPAEIAAAWRRERPGTPTESIEIVTPIWWLGKLFADDRGRVLREAGIDAATLDLLSVIRRSGPPYSLSTREIARRTLVTAGAVSQRVARAERDGLVRRAAGTTGRRSVEVSLTADGHALIEQSVDAVLGREATLVSDLSADERDVLIGLLGKLMTDVRRRTAQS, encoded by the coding sequence GTGCCCTCCTACCCGCCCGCGGAGATCGCCGCGGCGTGGCGGCGGGAGCGGCCGGGCACACCCACCGAGTCGATCGAGATCGTCACGCCCATCTGGTGGTTGGGGAAGCTGTTCGCCGACGACCGCGGCCGGGTGCTGCGCGAGGCGGGCATCGACGCGGCGACGCTCGACCTGCTCTCCGTCATCCGCCGTTCCGGGCCACCCTACTCGCTCAGCACGCGCGAGATCGCCCGGCGGACGCTGGTGACCGCCGGCGCGGTCTCGCAACGCGTCGCCCGAGCCGAACGGGACGGTCTGGTCCGGCGGGCGGCGGGGACCACCGGCCGCCGGTCCGTGGAGGTGTCGCTCACGGCCGACGGCCACGCCCTCATCGAACAGTCCGTCGACGCCGTCCTCGGCCGCGAGGCCACACTCGTCAGCGATCTGTCGGCGGACGAACGCGACGTCCTCATCGGGCTGTTGGGGAAGCTGATGACCGATGTACGGCGACGCACCGCCCAGTCGTGA